The Armatimonadota bacterium genome includes a region encoding these proteins:
- the trpD gene encoding anthranilate phosphoribosyltransferase, translated as MIREAIKKVVEGCDLTQEEAVLAMTEIMDGDATAAQVSSFITAIRIKGETVDEITGFVKVMREKAVKVRPKCDALIDTCGTGGDKLDTFNISTTATFAIVGAGVTVAKHGNRAASSTCGSADVLEALGVNLNLNPDQIATCIDQAGIGFMFAPVMHPSMKHAAMPRKEIGIRTIFNMLGPMTNPADAKWQVIGVFAPDITETMAKVLNALGTERAMVFHGMAGLDEMSTIGETRISELKDGKVKTYTITPADFGINTAKPEDLAAGTGSVVDNVQALLSVLDGERGPRRDIVLLNAAAALVVAGKADDIRGGMTLAAQSIDSGAAMEALKRFKSITQELAAN; from the coding sequence ATGATAAGAGAAGCTATTAAAAAGGTAGTCGAGGGGTGCGACCTCACTCAAGAAGAAGCCGTGCTCGCGATGACTGAGATAATGGACGGTGATGCAACTGCAGCGCAGGTATCGTCATTTATTACGGCTATACGGATCAAAGGCGAGACAGTCGATGAGATCACGGGGTTCGTCAAGGTGATGCGTGAGAAGGCAGTCAAGGTCAGGCCCAAGTGCGATGCTCTCATCGATACTTGTGGCACGGGGGGAGACAAGCTCGATACGTTCAATATATCCACTACAGCGACATTTGCGATAGTTGGAGCGGGGGTGACTGTCGCAAAGCATGGCAACCGGGCTGCATCGAGCACATGCGGCAGCGCGGACGTTCTTGAAGCGCTCGGTGTTAACCTGAACCTGAACCCGGACCAGATCGCGACTTGTATCGACCAGGCAGGGATCGGCTTTATGTTTGCGCCGGTTATGCACCCATCCATGAAACATGCCGCCATGCCGCGCAAAGAGATCGGAATAAGAACGATATTCAATATGCTCGGCCCGATGACCAACCCTGCCGATGCGAAATGGCAGGTGATCGGTGTATTTGCGCCCGATATCACCGAGACGATGGCAAAGGTGCTGAATGCTCTGGGAACAGAGCGAGCAATGGTCTTTCATGGTATGGCCGGTCTGGATGAGATGTCCACCATAGGCGAGACACGCATCAGCGAGCTAAAGGACGGCAAGGTCAAAACGTATACGATAACTCCTGCAGACTTTGGGATCAATACGGCAAAGCCGGAAGACCTGGCGGCGGGCACCGGGAGCGTGGTAGATAATGTTCAGGCTCTGCTGAGTGTGCTCGACGGCGAGAGAGGCCCAAGACGCGATATCGTGCTGCTTAATGCGGCAGCGGCGCTGGTGGTCGCGGGCAAGGCCGACGACATACGAGGCGGGATGACTCTGGCGGCGCAGTCTATCGATTCAGGCGCGGCGATGGAAGCGCTCAAGAGGTTCAAGTCAATAACGCAGGAGCTTGCAGCAAATTGA
- the trpC gene encoding indole-3-glycerol phosphate synthase TrpC: protein MILDKIIQEKIIEVEQRKAVLPLRELKSRVSDAPRPLDFAKKLVRNETGIPAMIAEVKKASPSKGLIRQDFDPRVIAASYESGGASAISVLTDEKFFQGSLEYMKFVKRTVSVPVLRKDFLIDEYQVFEARTAGADAVLLIVAVLEKEKLAELMNRATELGMYALVEVHDEREMEVALDVCAPLIGINNRNLQTFEVNLDTSARLMKKCTSHTATSQDKSKKVAMTGGRPRFVSESGIFTHDDLVRLGSMGVDAVLIGEALVREQDIEAKLRELIG from the coding sequence TTGATACTGGATAAGATTATACAAGAAAAGATTATCGAAGTTGAACAGCGTAAAGCCGTATTACCTCTGCGCGAGCTGAAGTCTCGCGTGTCTGATGCGCCGCGGCCACTGGACTTTGCAAAGAAACTCGTCAGAAATGAGACCGGGATACCCGCCATGATTGCAGAGGTAAAGAAGGCCTCACCGTCAAAAGGACTGATACGGCAGGACTTCGATCCCAGAGTGATCGCCGCATCGTACGAGTCCGGCGGGGCCTCGGCTATATCGGTGCTTACTGATGAGAAGTTCTTCCAGGGCTCGCTTGAATATATGAAATTCGTAAAGCGCACGGTCTCTGTTCCTGTCCTTCGCAAAGACTTCCTGATAGATGAATATCAGGTCTTTGAAGCTCGGACCGCCGGTGCCGACGCGGTGCTGCTGATTGTAGCTGTGCTCGAAAAGGAAAAACTGGCCGAACTGATGAACCGTGCGACCGAACTCGGCATGTATGCTCTGGTGGAGGTTCATGATGAACGCGAGATGGAGGTAGCGCTCGACGTATGCGCGCCGCTTATAGGGATCAATAATCGAAACCTGCAGACATTTGAGGTCAATCTGGATACAAGCGCCAGGCTGATGAAGAAGTGTACCTCTCACACTGCCACAAGCCAGGATAAGAGTAAGAAAGTGGCGATGACAGGCGGCAGGCCGAGGTTTGTAAGCGAGAGCGGGATATTCACTCACGACGATCTGGTCAGGCTGGGATCGATGGGAGTCGATGCGGTTTTGATAGGTGAGGCTCTTGTGCGCGAGCAGGACATCGAGGCAAAACTGCGGGAGTTGATCGGATGA
- a CDS encoding phosphoribosylanthranilate isomerase gives MTLVKICGITNIEDALAAVESGADMLGFIFADSPRRVDIQMVSEILKNQTISRFRSSAFSRLRTVGIFTEESDEVLRIMDECGLDYAQLHGGQSEDFASKIGWDRVIRVARVKDESSLGLLVNHTHAVYYLLDTYKKGQVGGTGETFDWELAVRAKSLGKPIILSGGLRPENIAEAIKTVKPYAVDISSGVEICPGKKDHNKIKELIENVRAADNAS, from the coding sequence ATGACCCTGGTCAAGATCTGTGGGATTACGAACATAGAGGATGCTTTGGCGGCAGTCGAGTCCGGCGCGGACATGCTTGGGTTTATCTTTGCCGACAGCCCAAGGCGTGTGGATATACAAATGGTAAGCGAAATTCTAAAGAATCAAACCATTTCGCGTTTTCGCTCTTCCGCGTTTTCGCGATTAAGAACTGTTGGCATCTTTACTGAGGAATCTGATGAAGTTCTTCGCATTATGGACGAGTGCGGTCTGGATTACGCTCAGCTCCATGGCGGCCAAAGTGAGGACTTCGCGAGTAAGATTGGTTGGGATCGGGTGATACGTGTTGCGCGCGTAAAGGACGAATCCAGTCTAGGTTTACTGGTTAATCATACACATGCAGTTTATTACTTGCTTGATACATACAAAAAAGGTCAGGTTGGAGGCACGGGAGAGACATTTGATTGGGAGCTTGCTGTCCGGGCAAAATCACTCGGCAAGCCGATCATTCTCTCCGGCGGGCTGAGGCCTGAAAATATAGCAGAGGCAATTAAGACAGTTAAGCCGTATGCTGTCGATATATCGAGCGGGGTAGAGATATGCCCCGGCAAGAAGGATCACAATAAGATAAAGGAGTTAATTGAAAATGTCAGAGCAGCAGACAACGCTTCCTGA
- the trpB gene encoding tryptophan synthase subunit beta, which yields MSEQQTTLPDARGHFGMYGGRYVPEILMPALDELAETYNRYKDDKEFNEELNYYLSEYVGRPTPLYFAQRMTEKLGGAKIYLKREDLCHTGAHKLNNVMGQILLARRMGKPRIIAETGAGQHGVATATACALFGLKCHVYMGVEDMERQALNVFRMRLLGAEVIPVTSGTQTLKDATSEAIRDWVTNVNDTHYIIGSVVGPHPYPMMVRDFQSVIGRETRRQHLEKEGRLPDYLVACVGGGSNAMGMFYPFVKDESVKMIGVEAAGEGINTDRHCSTLGLGSPGVLHGSMSYLLQNEDGQVQLTHSISAGLDYPGVGPEHSYFKDSGRATYTNATDAEALDAFQFLSETEGIIPALESSHAVAHVRKLAPTLGKNETVVICLSGRGDKDVHTVAKALEGFPETASVEGISL from the coding sequence ATGTCAGAGCAGCAGACAACGCTTCCTGATGCTCGCGGCCACTTCGGGATGTATGGCGGGCGCTATGTCCCCGAAATACTGATGCCGGCCCTGGACGAGCTTGCGGAGACTTACAATCGGTATAAAGATGATAAAGAATTCAATGAAGAGTTAAACTATTATCTCAGCGAATACGTGGGCAGGCCTACCCCACTCTACTTCGCCCAGAGGATGACCGAGAAGCTCGGCGGCGCAAAGATATACCTCAAGCGCGAGGATCTCTGTCACACCGGGGCGCACAAGCTCAATAACGTGATGGGCCAGATTCTACTCGCACGGCGAATGGGTAAGCCAAGGATCATCGCCGAGACAGGCGCGGGCCAGCACGGGGTCGCGACAGCTACTGCATGCGCGCTCTTCGGCTTGAAGTGCCACGTTTATATGGGCGTGGAAGATATGGAAAGGCAAGCGCTCAATGTCTTTCGGATGAGGCTGTTAGGAGCTGAAGTGATCCCTGTCACAAGCGGCACTCAGACACTAAAAGATGCGACTAGTGAAGCGATCCGAGACTGGGTCACAAACGTCAACGATACACATTATATTATTGGCTCCGTGGTCGGGCCGCACCCTTACCCTATGATGGTTCGCGATTTCCAGTCCGTTATTGGCCGTGAGACCCGCAGGCAGCATCTTGAGAAAGAGGGCCGGCTGCCGGATTATCTGGTCGCATGCGTCGGTGGGGGAAGCAATGCTATGGGGATGTTTTATCCCTTCGTGAAGGACGAATCGGTCAAGATGATCGGTGTCGAGGCGGCAGGCGAAGGGATTAATACTGATCGTCACTGCTCTACACTAGGTCTCGGTTCGCCCGGTGTGCTGCACGGCTCTATGAGCTATCTGTTGCAAAATGAGGATGGCCAGGTCCAGCTTACACACAGCATCTCAGCCGGTCTGGACTACCCCGGCGTCGGACCGGAGCACAGTTACTTCAAAGATTCGGGTCGGGCGACCTATACTAATGCCACCGACGCCGAGGCGCTGGACGCTTTTCAGTTCCTATCCGAGACGGAGGGAATAATTCCCGCTCTGGAATCATCGCACGCAGTGGCGCATGTCAGGAAGTTGGCTCCTACTCTGGGTAAGAATGAAACAGTGGTGATATGCCTATCCGGCAGAGGTGACAAGGATGTTCACACTGTAGCCAAGGCGCTGGAAGGGTTTCCCGAAACAGCTTCTGTGGAGGGTATATCGCTATGA
- the trpA gene encoding tryptophan synthase subunit alpha: MNRIDKAFAELKAKSDKALICFITGGDPDFETTKDLALKIFGSGADIVEIGIPFSDPLADGPTIQSASFRALQAGASVKGIFDNVRSIRTHCDKPIVLMTYYNPVQKYGLVKFADDAASAGADGVIMVDLPVEEASDWKSAADSASLATIFLLAPTSTKERIALTANMASGFIYCVSRTGVTGAQSSVPTDLKALVDTIKSASGLPVVIGFGISKPEHVKQVTEFADGAVVGSALVSIVDKSASSTEATERAGVFVRELKKGTS; encoded by the coding sequence ATGAACAGGATAGACAAAGCATTTGCTGAGCTTAAGGCAAAATCCGACAAGGCGCTTATATGCTTCATAACTGGAGGCGACCCGGACTTTGAGACAACTAAAGACCTGGCGTTGAAGATATTTGGCTCGGGGGCGGATATAGTCGAGATCGGTATTCCGTTCTCCGACCCATTGGCAGACGGCCCGACCATCCAATCGGCCAGTTTCAGGGCCCTGCAGGCAGGCGCGAGTGTAAAGGGTATATTTGATAATGTGCGCTCGATCAGAACTCATTGCGACAAGCCTATAGTGCTCATGACTTATTACAACCCGGTCCAGAAATATGGACTAGTTAAGTTTGCTGATGATGCGGCATCTGCGGGAGCGGATGGGGTGATTATGGTCGATCTGCCGGTCGAGGAGGCGTCGGACTGGAAATCGGCTGCGGATTCGGCTAGTCTTGCGACTATATTTCTCCTTGCGCCGACCAGCACGAAGGAGAGAATAGCCCTCACGGCGAACATGGCAAGCGGGTTTATATATTGTGTATCGAGGACCGGGGTCACCGGCGCACAGAGCAGCGTCCCGACTGATTTGAAAGCGCTGGTGGACACGATCAAGTCGGCGTCAGGCCTTCCGGTGGTTATCGGGTTCGGTATATCCAAGCCCGAACATGTGAAGCAGGTGACCGAGTTCGCGGACGGCGCGGTGGTCGGAAGCGCACTGGTGAGTATTGTAGACAAGAGCGCGTCTTCGACTGAAGCGACCGAGCGCGCCGGAGTTTTTGTCAGAGAACTGAAAAAGGGAACGAGTTAG